The sequence atgcccgtgtggtggctggtgtgcaacgttaaaaaaatctacgcacaggcatcttccactcttcaagatttagttcaggacctggaatattaggtccctcattgaaacatctgtgaactcatccttttttggcgtggaagcaagtcaccctcgcttcgagggaccgcctatgatgagaatTGTAAATTGAGTTTGAGAACGATTTAGTgaagtccgaaactagggtcttaaatctgaagaAAGCAAACTACATGGTACGAGGGGCAAATTGGccaagatagattgggaaactagataagcaatggcaaacatttaaaagacATAATTCATAATTTGCAATGAATATACATTTCCTTAAGGGAAGTGGTCCAACCATTGCTAACAAAAAAAATTAGATAGTATCGATTAATGAAGAGGCTAAAAACGTTGCCAAGAgtaacaagcctgaggattgggaagattttagaagtcagcaaaggatgaccaagaaattgacagAGAAAATAGAATGTTTAAACTagcaagacataaaaacagattgtaaaagtttctatagttaCTTAAAAAGAAAGTAAACacgggtcccttacaggcagagataggagaaattaaaatgggaaacaaggaaatggcagagacattaaacaaatactttgtatctgtctttatggtagaagacacaaaacattctggaaataagtaagaaggaggaactgagggaaatccttatcagttgggaaattgtgttggggaaattgatgggattgaaggccgacaaatccccagggcatgatggactgcatcccagtgtacttatggaggtggccttggaaatagcggatgcattgacagtcattttccaacattccatagactctggatcagttcctatggagtggagggtagccaatgtaaccccactttttaaaaaataagggagagagaaaacagggaattatagaccggtcagcctgacatcagtagtgggtaaaatgatggaatcaattattaaggatgtcatagcagcgcatttggaaagaggtgacatgataggtccaagtcagcatggatttgtgaaagggaaatcatgcttgacaaatcttctggtattttgtgaggatgtttccagtagagtggacaagggagaaccagttgatgtggtgtatttggactttcagaaggctttcgacaaggtcccacacaagagattaatgtgcaaagttaaagcacatgggattgggggtagtgtgctgatgtggattgagaactggttgtcagacaggaagcaaagagtaggagtaaatgggtacttttcagaatggcaggcagtgattagtggggtaccgcaaggttctgtgctggggccccagctgtttacattgtacactaatgatttagacgaggggattaaatatagtatctccaaatttgcagatgacactaagttgggtggcagtgtgagctgcgaggaggatgctatgaggctgcggagtgacttggataggttcggtgagtgggcaaatgcatggcagatgaagtataatgtggataaatgtgaggttatccacttgggtggtaaaaacagagatacagactattacctgaatggtgacagattaggaaaaggggaggtgcaacgagatctgggtgtcatggtacatcagtcattgaaggttggcatgcaggtacagcaggcggttaagaaagcaaatggcacgttggccttcatagcgaggggatttgaggtgttaatacagttgtacagggccttggtgaggccacacccggagtattgtgtacagttttggtctcctaatttgaggaaggacattcttgctattgagggagtgcagcgaaggttcaccagactgattcccgggatggcgggactgacctatcaagaaagactggatcaactgggcttgtattcactggagttcagaagaatgagaggggatctcatagaaacgtttaaatttctgatgggtttagacaggttagatgcaggaagaatgttcccaatgttggggaagtccagaaccaggggtcacagtctaaggataaggggtaagccatttaggaccgagatgaggagaaacttcttcacccagagagtggtgaacctgtggaattctctaccacagaaagttgttgaggccaattcactaaatatattcaaaaaggagttagatgtagtccttactaccagggggatcaaggggtatggcgagaaagcaggaatggggtactgaagttgcatgttcagccatgaactcattgaatggcggtgcaggctcgaagggccgaatggcctactcctgcacctattttctatgtttctataatgaggaaCCAAAGGTCCAGTGAGAATAAGGAACTTAAAAAAGTACtacagaaattaatgggactaaaggcccaACAAACCCTCTGGACCCTATGGCCTACATTCTAGGATTATAAAAAAGATggctacagaaatagtggatgcattggttttgatcttccagaatggtccccgcagattggaaggtagcaaacttaaccccactattcaagaaaggtgggagagagaaaacagggaactatagaacagctagcctgacatcagttagttttttgaggttataactagtagcgcaagggggaaaccagtgcacgtagtgtatttggattttcaaaaaagcattcaataaggtaccaaacaaggttattacacaaaattaggacacctgggactgggggtaatatattagcatgaattgaggattggtcaacaaacaggaataaatgggtcattttcaggtttgcaggctgtaattagtgaggtaccgcaaggataagtgcttgggtctcagctatttacaatctatatcaatgacttagatgagagaACCAAGTTTAATGTATTCAagcttgccgacgatacaaagctaggtgggaaagtaaggctggaaagagatacagacagtttaactggagtgggcaagaacatggcagatggatgaAGTgacccactttagtaggaaaaaataGCAAaccagaatatttttttttaaatggagagattaggaaatgttggtattcagagggacctgtatacaaatcacaaagttaacatgcaggtacagcaagcaattaggaaagcaaatggcctgttagcctttattacaaaaggattgggagtacaagagtaaagacatcttactgcaactaTATTGGACCTTGATGGGACTACACCTGGagttctgtgtacagttttggtctctatgtaaggaaggatctacttgccttagagggagtgcaacgaaggttcactagacttattcctgggatagggggattgtcctgcgtggagaaattgagtagactcccCAGAGtttagagaggtgatctcattggaacatataaaattcttaggggcttgacagggtagatactggggGACTGTCTCCCCTAAcaggagtttagaactaggggtcagagtgtcagaataaggggatggCTATTTAGTACTGaggggaggagaaatttcttcacaatgGTTACAAATCCTCTACCCCAGAgacagatcgatacatttttggatactaatgaaatgaagggatatggggatagtgcaggaaaggtggagttgaggtagatgatcagccatggccTTATTGAATGCCTTGAGGAGCCGAAtggttactcctgctcctatttcttgtgttatgatGGGGGGGGAATAGATGGCcatgctgataggtttagatgatgtggggtgggaggaggctcttgtgtGCAGCCAAAACACcaacatagaccagttggaccaaatgacATGTTTCTAAGCTGCAAATTCAATGAAATCCTATAATCCAGCACTACATCACTTAAGCAGAGAAATTAAAGTCAATAAAATACATACCACCCAACAATCGAGCAACTACTTCTAAAGTGCAGTGCTCAGTGATGCCACATTGGCCAATGATGGCGTCATCATCTAAGGGAGTGCCAGCCAAAAGGATCACTTGGTCAACAGCGGAGACTCCTTCCAGGGATTCAACATGGGCCTAGATTTTAAAGAGAGAGATTCAGCAGTACAAAACAATTCTCGGGCCAAATTGAATTCTCCTTCAAGAATCTCTAATGCACATTTTAAGATTCACATGATAGAGAAGACAGCAGAGAAGTGCATGATTTTGTGCTATTAGCCCAACACACAAGCTAAAAATTGTGCCTTTACTTGTTTAAAATGTATTGGGACATTTTGCTGaaaaggctttatataaatgcaagtataatCTTGATCCTTAAAACCCACTTAATCTAAACACCTCAGATTTGACCCATTTACTATAGGTCTGGGTGTGATCTCCTCCTGACGAATACAAACCTCCTAAACTTTCCACAACTGCAAACAAGAGAATGACCTACAGCGCCAACAACAGCAATTAAAAGAATAAGTACTGCCAAAGCGGAGATCCGAAGAACGTGCCGACAATCTAGCAAGTGAACTCTGGGTGAATCCCTCCCACATTAGTGTTGTGTGCGAATGCCCATTCAGTCATCGTTGGTCAACAATCTAAGTTTGAGGGGATTACTTTGGTGCCGATATTATGGTGTGTACCTGATCATTTCTTCAATATATTTATAATCTGGAGCCAAGATTATCCTATTTTTTCTTGATCTATGAAGCACCTCAGAACATTTTGATATATTAAACACACATCAATGCAAGTGGTCATTATATTCCAGGAGCATTAACTCATTTTTGGTTtacacatttaatttttttttttaaaaacctttcttGTCCCTCAGAAAACTTGCTCTTTTGGGACCTGAACAAGACAAAATCTGCCCTGCAGTTTACGCCTGAAACCACCAGGAACTGGGTTAGACAGCTAGGTCCTGAGACTGAATTGAACAGCCATAGACGTTGTCTGCCCTCTTTAGCATCACCCTGTAGCCAGTGTGAATGTCCCCCCCCAGACCTTTAACTGAATACTATTTTTGGAGGGGAGCTATATCATTAAGCTAAACGATGCCAGCACTACAGAATGGAACATTATTCACTTTTGTGACAACAACACACATAAGTTCCTGTCCTTCTCCAACACCAAAAGAGCCCTCCCACATGGTACTAGTGTGAATCTCTCAGTAAACAGCCACCATTCTGGATTTGCTGCCCTACAAAATGACAAGAGACTACTCATTTCAGGTAGGACTCACAGCGACAGAGATTTCCCCATCAATTGGATCTAGATTCAACCCAAGACCCAGAAGTGAAAGGACAGCATGCTAACCCATTGCACTATACAGTTACAGCacttttaaaaattaaaatttagTAAATATCAATTTGCAAATAAAACTGATGCTATTCACATATTCccacaggaaattgtgttatacATCTACTTCCCATCACTGGCACCAAGTTTGGGTTTCTTACCCATCACAAAGCCTATCTATATTCATACCaaattttaaacagtacatcttcaAGCATACACGACTAACATGCAAAACAATCTTAAGTGCTGTGTGCTTCAGATTTGCAGCCCGAAGATAGCCATGGTCCAATCTGAGACATTACATTCCAAATCTAATCAAGTTAACTGCGAATGAATTGGGATTTTACTTTTAGCCTTGTAGTGGCAGCTCCAATACATAGGAGCTCCTCCCCACTTTTCGCACCCCCAAATAACCACAAAACCCAGGACCAAACAAGCTTCCTTGGCTCCTGAGCTACACTTCAAATGGAAATAGAAATGGTGTGGTGATGCATTCCTCCTGCAGGCACGGTGCGGCAAGGGTGCATAGCAACTTCACAAACTACAAATGTAAATTGGTGTATTGCATATTTAGATATACAATGGCCTCAACTTTTCTATTCAAGTGTACACTTTATTGTATAATGACTTCATAAAATGCAAGAATGTACATCATGAGATATGCTTACTTGTTTCTAAAGACCCAATTCAAAAAATAATCTTCTTTAAACCCTAAGTACTCAAATCTGCCATGAGATTTGGTATCAGGTGATTTTTCATTTGTATATTTAACAATTCCTTCTGTGTACTATTTTAACAGTTAAGATTTTAAAATTCAAAAAGTAATTTACTGTGTAGTAGGAAGCCTACCTTAAGTTCCCCAACTGTCTCTTCCCCAGTCACATCAAGTGTGTGGGTATTTTGTGTGCGTAGAAACAGCTGCATGGTGGTTCTGTGGAGTAAAAAACAAAATGATTTTGCTATTGTTTATAAAAGCAGATTTGAAGTTTTCTAATTCCACCTTTTTTGAACACAGTTGTCGGCTCCAGACATTTAATTCTCAGTCAAATAGCACTAACTATAGCTAGGCAGCAATTAATAAAAGGATATTCCAGCAAAGGATCACAAAtcacttgtgtcagctgtggctcagtgggtagccttggagtcagaagattgtgggttcaagtcccactccagggacttgagcacataaatctaggctgacactccagtgcagtgctgagggagtgctgcaccatcagaggtgccgtctttcggatgggacgttaaaccgaggtctgctctctcagaacatagaaaataggtgcaggagtaggccattcggcccttcgagcctgcaccgccattcaataagatcatggctgatcattccttcagtacccctttcctgctttctctccataccttttgatccccttaaccgtaagggccatatctaactccctcttgatgccagttcattggatatattcaacaactctctgcggtagggaattccacaggttaacaactctctgagtgaagaagtttctcctcatctcagtcctaaatggcctaccctttatcctaagactatgtcccctggttctggacttccccaacatcgagaacattcttcccacatctaacctgtccagtcccgtcagaatcttatatgtttctatgagatcccctcatccttctaaacaccagtgaataaaggcccagttgatccagtctctcctcatatgacagcccagccatccctggaatcagtctggtgaacatgataaagatctcatggcactattttgaagagcagtgaAGTTTATCcctagtgttctggccaatatttatccctcaaccaacataacaaaaaagattagctggtcattattacattgctgtttgtgggaccttgctgtgcgcaaattggttgccgcatttcccacattccaacagcgactccacttcaaaagaacttcatcggctgtaaagtgcttttgagatgtctggtggtcgtgaaaggcactatataaatgcaagtctttctttcttaaggtCCAGGTATAAATATCTGTATTTTAGTCCCTGCTTTGAATAAACTACTAAATAGGAGAGTCTCATTAAATTGGCATAAAAACCCAAATGGTTCAAAGAAAACCTGCTACTCATACCTGGTCAGGGATATACAGGTGTGCAGAGtgcttatttgggaatttggaaagagtgggaatctcTGGTATGTATTGGCTAAGTAGAAACTGTAAaaagtgaaatttagtttaacattttgatttaaacctagaactttaaaaaTGTAGTTAACAGAAGTTGCCTGCCTGTGGTAGTCAGTCAGCTGCAAGTGTTAGTGGAAATAATGGAGTACCAAGGgaccagcgagaatgaggaacagaaagaaattagtattagtaaaaaaaaagcactggagaaattaatgggactgaaagctgataaatcccatgacctgatggcctacatgctAGAGTTTTGAAAGATTTTGCGACTGAAACttttgttttcagtggggttccacagggctgttctcagtcccttgttttttgtagtaccctgtatatattaatgatttagatttaaattgtagggggcatgataaaagaAATTTGCAGGCgacacaaaaattggccatgtggttgacaatGAGGGGGAAAGCTTTAAGCTGCAGGAAGATAGACAAACTGGTCATTTGGGCAGAAAAATGGAAAATGGAATTCTATCTGGaaaagtaatgcatttgggaaggggcaacaacttgtatttataatcgcgcctttaatgtagtgaaacattccaaggctatTGAGATTTTAACAAAtttgacaagggaatacacaataaataggagGATACAGAGAGGTGTGTAGGAACAGGGAGACCTTGGaaagtatgtccacagatccttaaagatagGGCAGATCGATAAGGTAGTTATAAAGACATCTGGAATGCTTTCCttcattagccaaggcatagatgaTTGCACCAGAGTGcagaggaaagtttggataggctggggttgttttctttggaatagaggaggctaaggggagatttaattgtggcgaattatgaggggcctagatagagtggactgcatagaccaatttcccttagcagaggggtcagtaaccagggggcatagacttaaaagtagttggtaaaaggattagaggagagatggggaaagatttcacccagagggtggtggggatctggaactcactgcctgaaaaggtggtagaggcagaaatccgcgtttaaacagtacttggatgtgcatttaaagagttATAACCTACAGGTCTATGGACATAGTGCTGGAAAGAGGTAGGAAGACACTGGGTAACTCGTTTTCGACCGACACGATGGGCCTGTATCGATATTGCTGCGATTCTATCAAATCTCCACACAGGGGTCAGTAGGGCGCAGCGAGAAGCCGCCACACGGCGCGGAAGCCAGGAGACCGCGTGGCTGGAGAGCCGGTGGGATGGCGGCCATCTGGCCTCCGGAAAAAAAAATCGTCAAATGCCACAGTGGCCTGTGCTGGTTTAAACAAGGCGTCTTTCCCTAATGAAGAAGAAGCCACTGCCGAAGAGCCCGGGCCCGTCCCGTACGCCAGGCCCGGCCCGGCCCAAGCCCAGCCTGGAGGCGCAGACACGGCCTACCCGCCAGGCTCGCCGCCATTTGCATCGACGCACAACTACCGCCCGAAAACCCGCGCTTCTACAACAGGCAGCAGAGTCACGGCGAGGAGAAGATGGACTCGCTGCGAAGGACGTTTGGAGTTCGTCAGCCGCTCCCTAATAAAAAAAAACTGCCCGGCAATCTCACCCTAAGGTCGGCCCGACTCGACAGCGACGACCAGCCCGCGACGTACCGACacggaaaaagaaagaaagacactgCGCAcgcgcaatttaaaaaaaaacactggcaTGCTACAATACATTCAAGTGCGCGAAAGAATGGCACTACGCATGTGTGCGGATTGTGTTGCGAGGACACTAAAGGAGAGTGCGCATGAGTGAAACCGCTGGCTGACGCTACCCCGCGCGAGCTCTCGTAAGGTTCGAGTGCGTGGCCGCGCGCGCGGCTGACGTCACGGGGCCGGACTGGGTGTTGTGTGGACATGGCGTGTGTGTACGTGTGAATGCTCTGATGTGCTCTGCTCTCACTGCACTCCCCCACCCGTTTAGTTTAGGGCGTCGCTCAGAAATGCAGATGgacgcagcatctcccaaaccagtAACCTCTAAcacatggcaggcagtgactagtggggtaccgcaaggttctgtgctggggccccagctgtttacattgtacattaatgatttagacgaggggattaaatgtagtatctccaaaaatgcggatgacactaagttgggtggcagtgtgagctgcgaggaggatgctatgaggctgcagagcgacttggataggttaggtgagtgggcaaatgcatggcagatgaagtataatgtggataaatgtgaggttatccactttggtggtaaaaacagagagacagactattatctgaatggggacagattaagaaaaggggaggtgcaaagagacctgggtgtcatggtacatcagtcattgaaggttggcatgcaggtacagcaggcggttaagaaagcaaatggcatgttggccttcatagcgaggggatttgagtacaggggcagggaggtgttactacagttggacagggccttggtgaggccacacctggagtattgtgtacagttttggtctcctaacctgaggaaggacattcttgctattgagggagtgcagcgaaggttcaccagactgattcccgggatggcgggactgacctatcaagaaagactggatcaactgggcttgtattcactggagttcagaagaatgagaggggacctcatagaaacgtttaaaattctgatggggttagacaggttagatgcaggaagaatgttcccaatgttggggaagtccagaaccaggggacacagtctaaggataaggggtaagccatttaggaccgagatgaggaggaatttcttcacccagagagtggtgaacctgtagaattctctaccacagaaagttgttgaggccaattcactaaatatattcaaaaggagttagatgaagtccttactactagggggatcaaggggtatggtgagaaagcaggaatgggttactgaagttgcatgttcagccatgaactcattgaatggcggtgcaggctagaagggccgaatggcctactcctgcacctattttctatgtttctatgtctatgtaaaaTACTggcgatactggaaatctgaaatacaaacagaaatatgctggaaatactcagcagggcaagCAGCATCTGTGTAGAGGGAAACACAGTTAACTcgatttctccctccacagatgctgtctgacctgctgagtatttccagtattttctctttttttatctctaccacatagaagggcagcaggcgcatgggaacaccactacctccaagtcacacaccatcctgactaaaTCATATAACCCCACTCcctcatcgttgctggatcaaaatcccagaactctatcacagactgcagtggttcaaaaaggagGTTCGCCATCACATTCTCAGCGACGCCTTTAACCcaagaatacatttttttaaagcagCCTACAATATCGAATCGGGAGGAAGCACTTTGATCCAATGATGAAAACATGGGTTTGATTTTGTCAATCTTCATTCCAGCAAGTTCCCAATTTTGGTTGCTCCTTGTAGGGAGCAACATTGCAGAGAACTAGCATCTTCCAAGTGGAGAAATAAGAGTCATACCTGCACATTTCTCAGCATACATGCCAAACGGTCAAAACTCAGAAAAGTTGATTTAAGTACCAGAGCAATGAGATATGAACGTCGTAATTAAAGTTGCAGATATACCCAATGTTCTATCAGTTGCTTTATTGGGGCAGTttggagaatttgaattcagttgaaAAATATggaaagctggtctcagtaaaaaaaagccatgaagctgtcagattgtcagaaCAAGTCAACTGGTTCAtttatatcctttagggaaggaaacctgctgtccgtaACTGATCTAGCCAAGATGTAATTCCAAtcacacaccaacatggttgactccatAACTGTCCTCTGaggtggccgagcaagccactcagtgaaATCAATCACTTAACAGCTTTGTCGGCGCTGTTCACCatgtggactgcagcagttcaaaaaggtggctcaccaccatcttcttagggcaactaaggatgggcaataaatgcctagtCAGCGGCGCCCAAAttaatttgaaaaaaaaaagttaaaaattaCCAACAAATTGATGCTCGTTATACTTTGAATAGCCTTTTTTAGGTGCCTTTTGGCTATAGAATATTATATTCATAGCCTTAagagaaatgcaagtatttttttaagTTCTATTGCAGTAATTTCAATTATAGAAAagtatttgcatttgtatagcacctttcatgccctcaggatgttccaaaagcACTTAAGAATCAATTATCTGAAGTGTAATA is a genomic window of Pristiophorus japonicus isolate sPriJap1 chromosome 4, sPriJap1.hap1, whole genome shotgun sequence containing:
- the faua gene encoding FAU ubiquitin like and ribosomal protein S30 fusion a is translated as MQLFLRTQNTHTLDVTGEETVGELKAHVESLEGVSAVDQVILLAGTPLDDDAIIGQCGITEHCTLEVVARLLGGKVHGSLARAGKVKGQTPKVAKQEKRKKKTGRAKRRMQYNRRFVNVVPYFGKRKGPNSNS